A stretch of the Mesorhizobium sp. Pch-S genome encodes the following:
- a CDS encoding FMN-binding glutamate synthase family protein: MTYHNPPTTPRRSATFDDYTMSEIRRAAATGIYDIRGSGAKRKLPHFDDLLFLGASISRYPLEGYRERCDTSVTLGARHAKKPIQLKIPITIAGMSFGSLSGPAKEALGRGATIAGTSTTTGDGGMTEEERGHSQTLVYQYLPSRYGMNPRDLRRADAIEIVVGQGAKPGGGGMLLGQKISDRVAEMRTLPKGIDQRSACRHPDWTGPDDLEIKILELREITDWEKPIYVKVGGARPYYDTALAVKAGADVVVLDGMQGGTAATQEVFIEHVGQPTLACIRPAVKALQDLGMHRKVQLIVSGGIRNGADVAKALALGADAVSIGTAALIALGDNDPRWEDEYQKLGTTAGAYDDWHEGKDPAGITTQDPELMKRVDPIAAGRRLANYLKVMTLEAQTIARACGKNHVHNLEPEDLCALTIESAAMAGVPLAGTGWIPGKGSF, encoded by the coding sequence ATGACCTATCACAATCCTCCGACGACGCCTCGCAGGTCGGCTACGTTCGATGATTATACGATGTCGGAAATCCGCCGTGCGGCGGCGACCGGCATCTATGACATCCGCGGCTCCGGCGCAAAGCGCAAGCTGCCGCATTTCGACGACCTGCTGTTCCTCGGCGCATCGATCTCGCGCTATCCGCTGGAAGGCTATCGCGAGCGCTGCGACACTAGCGTCACGCTCGGCGCTCGCCATGCGAAAAAGCCGATCCAGCTGAAGATTCCGATCACCATCGCCGGGATGAGCTTCGGCTCGCTGTCGGGACCGGCCAAGGAAGCGCTCGGGCGCGGCGCGACGATTGCCGGCACCTCGACGACCACCGGCGACGGCGGCATGACCGAGGAGGAGCGCGGCCATTCCCAGACGCTCGTCTATCAATATCTGCCGTCACGTTATGGCATGAACCCGCGTGACCTGCGTCGCGCCGATGCCATCGAGATCGTTGTCGGCCAGGGCGCCAAGCCAGGCGGCGGCGGCATGCTGCTCGGCCAGAAGATTTCCGACCGCGTCGCCGAGATGCGGACGCTGCCCAAGGGCATCGACCAGCGCTCTGCCTGCCGCCATCCCGACTGGACCGGCCCGGACGATCTCGAGATCAAGATCCTCGAACTGCGTGAAATCACCGACTGGGAAAAGCCGATCTACGTCAAGGTCGGCGGTGCGCGACCCTACTACGATACTGCACTTGCCGTGAAGGCAGGCGCCGACGTGGTGGTGCTCGACGGCATGCAGGGCGGCACCGCGGCAACGCAGGAAGTGTTCATCGAACATGTCGGCCAGCCGACACTCGCCTGCATCCGGCCGGCGGTGAAGGCGCTGCAGGATCTCGGTATGCACCGCAAGGTGCAGCTCATTGTCTCCGGCGGTATCCGCAATGGCGCGGATGTGGCGAAGGCGCTGGCGCTGGGCGCCGATGCCGTGTCGATCGGCACTGCCGCGCTGATCGCGCTCGGCGATAACGACCCGCGCTGGGAAGACGAGTACCAGAAGCTCGGCACCACGGCTGGTGCCTATGACGACTGGCACGAGGGCAAGGACCCGGCCGGCATCACCACCCAGGATCCGGAGCTGATGAAACGCGTCGATCCGATTGCAGCCGGCCGCCGCCTGGCGAATTATCTCAAAGTGATGACGCTGGAAGCGCAGACGATCGCCCGTGCCTGCGGCAAAAATCACGTGCACAACCTGGAGCCGGAGGATCTCTGCGCACTGACAATCGAATCCGCGGCCATGGCTGGCGTTCCGCTCGCCGGCACCGGCTGGATACCGGGAAAGGGCAGCTTCTAG
- the glnT gene encoding type III glutamate--ammonia ligase, protein MGTNFEAGTAVTAELKDFARARNVKYFMISYTDLFGGQRAKLVPAQAISDMQKDGAGFAGFATWLDLTPAHPDMLAVPDPDSVIQLPWKPEVAWLASDCLMEGKSVAQAPRNTLKRLVSEAAEFGIRVKTGVEPEFFLTTPDGKQISDEYDTAAKSCYDQQAVMRRYDVIAEICDAMLSLNWEPYQNDHEDANGQFEMNWAYDDVLATADKHSFFKFMVKSIAEKHGLRATFMPKPFQGLTGNGCHAHISVWDLGGKTNAFADKNMELGLSEQGRHFLGGIMKHASALAAICNPTVNSYKRINAPRTISGATWAPNTVTWTGNNRTHMVRVPGPGRFELRLPDGAANPYLMQAVIIAAGLDGMKSKADPGPRSDIDMYKDGHTVTHGAKLPLNLLDALREYDKDTSLKAAMGEEFSAAFIRLKQQEWNSYASHFTQWERDHTLDV, encoded by the coding sequence ATGGGAACCAATTTCGAAGCCGGCACGGCTGTTACCGCAGAGCTGAAGGATTTCGCCCGGGCGCGTAACGTCAAATATTTCATGATCTCCTACACCGACCTGTTCGGCGGCCAGCGCGCCAAGCTGGTGCCGGCTCAGGCGATATCGGACATGCAGAAGGACGGAGCCGGCTTTGCCGGCTTTGCCACTTGGCTCGACCTGACGCCGGCGCACCCGGACATGCTTGCCGTGCCGGATCCGGATTCGGTCATCCAGCTGCCGTGGAAGCCGGAGGTTGCCTGGCTGGCCTCGGATTGCCTGATGGAAGGCAAGAGCGTGGCGCAGGCGCCACGCAACACGCTGAAGCGCCTGGTTTCAGAAGCGGCCGAATTCGGCATCCGCGTGAAGACCGGCGTCGAGCCGGAGTTCTTCCTGACGACGCCCGACGGCAAGCAGATCTCCGACGAATACGATACGGCTGCCAAATCCTGTTACGACCAGCAGGCGGTGATGCGCCGCTATGACGTGATCGCCGAAATCTGCGACGCCATGCTGTCGTTGAACTGGGAGCCCTACCAGAACGACCATGAAGATGCGAATGGGCAGTTCGAGATGAACTGGGCCTATGACGATGTGCTGGCGACTGCCGACAAGCACTCTTTCTTCAAATTCATGGTGAAGTCGATCGCCGAAAAGCACGGCCTGCGTGCCACCTTCATGCCGAAACCGTTCCAGGGCCTGACCGGCAATGGCTGCCACGCGCATATCTCGGTCTGGGATCTCGGCGGCAAGACCAATGCCTTCGCCGACAAGAACATGGAGCTCGGGCTTTCCGAGCAGGGCCGGCATTTCCTCGGCGGCATCATGAAGCATGCTTCGGCGCTGGCCGCGATCTGCAACCCGACCGTCAATTCTTACAAGCGCATCAACGCACCGCGCACCATATCGGGTGCGACCTGGGCGCCGAACACGGTGACCTGGACCGGCAACAACCGCACGCACATGGTGCGTGTGCCGGGGCCGGGCCGCTTCGAGCTTCGTCTGCCGGACGGTGCCGCCAATCCATATCTGATGCAGGCTGTGATCATTGCCGCTGGCCTCGACGGCATGAAGAGCAAGGCCGATCCAGGCCCACGCAGCGACATCGATATGTACAAGGACGGCCACACCGTGACCCATGGTGCAAAGCTGCCGCTCAACCTGCTCGATGCACTGCGCGAATACGACAAGGACACCTCCCTGAAGGCGGCAATGGGCGAGGAATTCTCGGCTGCCTTCATTCGCCTGAAGCAGCAGGAGTGGAACTCCTACGCGTCGCATTTCACCCAGTGGGAGCGCGATCACACGCTCGACGTTTAG
- a CDS encoding sarcosine oxidase subunit delta, giving the protein MRIACPFCGERELGEFTYLGDAAPRRPMAFAADGTEQPDAQDLFFDYVYLRDNVAGDMDERWYHGGGCRSWLTVTRSTTTHEIKAVRAAPGAGAQKPAKAGATS; this is encoded by the coding sequence ATGCGCATAGCATGCCCATTCTGCGGAGAACGCGAACTCGGCGAGTTCACCTACCTCGGCGACGCGGCACCGAGGCGGCCGATGGCTTTCGCAGCCGACGGGACCGAACAGCCGGACGCGCAGGACCTTTTCTTCGATTACGTCTATCTGCGTGACAACGTTGCCGGCGACATGGACGAACGCTGGTACCATGGCGGCGGCTGCCGTTCCTGGCTGACCGTCACCCGCAGCACGACGACACATGAAATCAAGGCCGTGCGCGCGGCACCGGGTGCAGGTGCGCAGAAGCCGGCCAAGGCAGGCGCGACATCATGA
- a CDS encoding sarcosine oxidase subunit alpha family protein has product MSRTSQISGDAAPLAFNDKASADARPPRFVSAGTQSHRLPSGGQIDRKQPLGFTFDGRKMVGFAGDTLASALVANGVRLVGRSFKYHRPRGILTAGAEEPNALVELRGGARREPNTRSTTTELYDGLTAESQNRWPSLRHDVMAVNSLFSPIFVAGFYYKTFMWPAKFWEKLYEPAIRRAAGLGKASGEADPDHYEKAWAHCDVLVVGSGPAGLAAALAAGRAGARVILAEEDNRLGGRLLSENGEIDGKPAAAWLAEAQREIAGLANIRIMTRTAVFGVYDGGTYGALERVNDHVAVPPAHQPRQRLWRIVARRAVVAAGAIERPLVFPGNDRPGVMMASAVRSYINRFAAMPGRQVALFTNNDDGWRTAEAVQRAGASVAAVIDSRGVVPEAYRGLNVRQLGGVVSEVKGGVDGVRSIIVRDAAGRTQQIETDCLAMSGGWNPNVALSSFQRGRPIWRDDIAAFVPGQCPAGMVMVGAAGGDFSLAACLREGHAAGAVAAKDCGAKGKAGEEPQGDDEGFAIKPLWHVEGGKAFVDFQHDVTASDVKLAQREGFESVEHLKRYTTLGMATDQGKLSNVNGLALMAEASGRDIADTGTTIYRPPYAPVAIGALAGHHRDENFHAWRLTPSHHWAAARGAVFVDTGLWKRAQWYPIAGEKDWLESVTREVRAVRNGVGFCDVSTLGKVDVRGPDAGTFLDRLYINTFSNLAVGKARYGLMLREDGLVYDDGTTSRLAEDHYFLTTTTAKAGPAMQHLEYCRQVLWPELDVQLTSVTDQWAQFSIAGPNTRDLLKNLCDPAEDLSNEGFPFMGVREVSLRGGMRARLYRISFSGEMAFEIGVPARYGEAMAENLMRAGAEFGVTPYGTEALGVMRIEKGHVAGPELSGTTSADDLGLGKMMSKKKDYVGRVMAGREALVAPDRQVVVGIKPVNKASRLRSGAHVIPKGAVPGPDTDQGYLTSVCYSPMLGHWIALALVERGRERHGEIVRAYDPLRGEEMDVEITSPVFYDPEGGRQRG; this is encoded by the coding sequence ATGAGCAGGACCAGCCAGATTTCCGGCGATGCCGCGCCACTCGCCTTCAATGACAAGGCCTCAGCCGATGCACGGCCGCCGCGCTTCGTCTCGGCAGGCACGCAGTCCCACCGCCTGCCGAGCGGTGGCCAGATCGACCGCAAGCAGCCGCTCGGCTTCACCTTCGATGGCAGGAAGATGGTCGGCTTCGCCGGGGATACGCTGGCCTCGGCCCTGGTGGCCAACGGCGTCAGGCTGGTCGGAAGGTCGTTCAAATATCATCGGCCGCGCGGCATCCTGACCGCCGGAGCGGAAGAGCCGAACGCCCTGGTTGAACTGCGCGGCGGCGCACGGCGCGAGCCCAATACACGCTCCACGACGACCGAGCTCTACGATGGGCTCACGGCGGAGAGCCAAAACCGCTGGCCCTCGCTGCGCCATGACGTCATGGCGGTGAACTCGCTGTTTTCGCCGATCTTCGTCGCCGGTTTCTACTACAAGACCTTCATGTGGCCGGCGAAGTTTTGGGAAAAGCTCTACGAGCCAGCCATCCGGCGCGCTGCCGGCCTCGGCAAGGCTTCGGGCGAAGCCGATCCGGATCACTACGAGAAAGCCTGGGCGCATTGCGACGTGCTGGTGGTGGGCAGCGGCCCGGCTGGCCTCGCCGCCGCACTCGCTGCCGGTCGCGCCGGCGCACGCGTCATCCTGGCCGAAGAGGACAATCGACTCGGTGGCCGGCTGCTCTCCGAAAATGGCGAGATCGACGGCAAGCCGGCGGCGGCATGGCTGGCGGAAGCACAGCGCGAGATCGCGGGATTGGCCAACATCCGCATCATGACCCGCACGGCTGTCTTCGGTGTCTATGACGGCGGCACCTATGGCGCACTCGAGCGGGTCAACGATCATGTCGCGGTGCCGCCGGCACATCAGCCGCGCCAGCGGCTCTGGCGCATCGTCGCCAGGCGCGCCGTCGTCGCGGCCGGCGCAATCGAGCGTCCGCTCGTTTTCCCGGGCAATGACAGGCCAGGCGTGATGATGGCATCCGCCGTGCGCAGCTACATCAACCGTTTCGCGGCAATGCCTGGGCGCCAGGTCGCGCTGTTCACCAACAATGATGACGGCTGGCGCACGGCTGAGGCCGTCCAGCGTGCAGGGGCTTCCGTCGCTGCCGTGATCGACAGCCGTGGCGTGGTTCCCGAGGCCTATCGCGGACTCAACGTGCGACAGCTCGGCGGCGTCGTCAGCGAAGTGAAAGGCGGAGTCGACGGCGTGCGCAGCATCATCGTGCGCGATGCAGCCGGCCGTACGCAACAGATCGAAACGGACTGCCTGGCCATGTCGGGTGGCTGGAATCCGAATGTGGCGCTGTCGTCGTTCCAGCGCGGCAGGCCGATCTGGCGCGATGACATCGCGGCTTTTGTACCCGGACAGTGTCCTGCCGGCATGGTCATGGTGGGCGCAGCCGGCGGTGATTTCTCGCTTGCTGCCTGCCTGCGCGAAGGTCATGCGGCCGGGGCCGTTGCCGCGAAAGACTGCGGCGCAAAGGGCAAGGCTGGTGAAGAGCCCCAGGGCGACGATGAAGGATTTGCCATCAAGCCGTTGTGGCATGTCGAAGGGGGCAAGGCTTTCGTCGATTTCCAGCACGACGTCACGGCTTCCGATGTGAAGCTGGCGCAGCGTGAAGGCTTCGAGAGTGTCGAGCATCTGAAGCGCTACACCACGCTCGGCATGGCGACCGATCAGGGCAAGCTGTCCAACGTCAACGGCCTTGCCTTGATGGCCGAGGCAAGCGGGCGCGACATCGCCGATACCGGCACGACGATCTACCGACCGCCCTATGCGCCAGTGGCGATCGGCGCACTGGCCGGTCACCATCGTGACGAGAATTTCCATGCGTGGCGCCTGACGCCATCACACCACTGGGCAGCCGCGCGGGGTGCCGTGTTCGTCGACACAGGCCTCTGGAAGCGTGCGCAATGGTATCCGATCGCGGGCGAGAAGGACTGGCTGGAGTCGGTGACGCGTGAGGTACGCGCCGTGCGCAACGGCGTCGGCTTCTGCGATGTCTCCACGCTGGGCAAGGTCGACGTGCGTGGTCCGGATGCCGGCACCTTCCTCGACCGCCTCTACATCAACACCTTCTCCAATCTCGCGGTCGGCAAAGCCCGCTACGGGTTGATGCTGCGCGAGGACGGCCTGGTCTATGACGACGGCACGACGTCGCGGCTGGCCGAGGATCATTATTTCCTAACCACCACCACCGCCAAGGCCGGGCCGGCCATGCAGCATCTCGAATACTGCCGGCAGGTGCTGTGGCCCGAGCTCGACGTACAGCTGACTTCGGTCACCGATCAGTGGGCACAGTTCTCGATCGCCGGCCCCAACACGCGCGACCTTCTGAAGAACCTGTGCGATCCGGCAGAAGACCTCTCCAATGAAGGGTTTCCGTTCATGGGGGTGCGCGAGGTGTCGCTGCGTGGCGGCATGCGGGCGCGACTCTACCGCATCTCGTTCTCCGGCGAGATGGCGTTCGAAATCGGCGTGCCGGCACGCTATGGCGAAGCCATGGCCGAGAACCTGATGCGCGCTGGCGCCGAGTTCGGGGTTACGCCCTATGGTACGGAAGCGCTTGGCGTGATGCGCATCGAAAAGGGCCATGTCGCCGGCCCTGAGCTCAGCGGCACCACGTCGGCCGACGATCTTGGCCTCGGCAAGATGATGTCGAAGAAAAAGGACTATGTCGGCCGCGTCATGGCCGGTCGCGAGGCGCTGGTCGCGCCGGACCGGCAGGTGGTGGTCGGCATCAAGCCGGTCAACAAGGCCAGCAGGCTGCGTTCGGGTGCGCATGTCATCCCCAAGGGCGCCGTTCCCGGTCCCGACACCGACCAGGGCTATCTGACCTCGGTCTGCTATTCGCCGATGCTCGGTCACTGGATCGCACTGGCGTTGGTCGAGCGTGGACGCGAACGCCATGGCGAGATCGTGCGGGCCTACGATCCGCTGCGGGGCGAAGAGATGGATGTCGAGATCACCAGCCCGGTCTTCTACGATCCCGAGGGAGGGCGCCAGCGTGGTTGA
- a CDS encoding sarcosine oxidase subunit gamma family protein, protein MVEYSWEAQSPLRKAFTPGRLGLASGDAGIAMTEISDFNLVQVMARRGQVAAVAKAAKNAWGVLPPEKPGAAVGKGVTLIWTGPDQFFVLSAGNNPDPVPSLAVVFDGMASLSDQSGGRCLIRLSGAKVRDALAKVSSIDLHDAVFPVGAAAATSIDHTGVNLWRGPDAANGSPVYSLLVFTSFADSLWHTLADAAAEYGVEATRTPLS, encoded by the coding sequence GTGGTTGAGTATTCCTGGGAAGCGCAGTCACCGCTGCGCAAGGCGTTCACGCCGGGCCGTCTTGGTCTGGCTTCCGGCGATGCCGGTATCGCGATGACGGAAATCAGTGACTTCAACCTGGTGCAGGTGATGGCGCGGCGTGGCCAGGTCGCCGCTGTCGCAAAGGCGGCCAAAAATGCCTGGGGTGTCCTGCCGCCGGAGAAGCCCGGAGCCGCTGTCGGCAAAGGCGTCACGCTGATATGGACCGGTCCGGATCAGTTCTTTGTGCTCAGCGCGGGAAACAACCCCGATCCTGTCCCATCACTGGCGGTTGTCTTCGACGGCATGGCATCTCTCAGTGATCAATCCGGTGGCCGCTGCCTGATCCGGTTGTCGGGCGCCAAAGTACGTGACGCACTCGCCAAAGTGTCGTCGATCGACCTGCATGACGCTGTGTTTCCGGTTGGAGCTGCTGCGGCTACGTCGATCGACCACACTGGCGTCAATCTGTGGCGCGGACCTGATGCTGCCAATGGCAGCCCGGTCTACAGCCTGCTGGTCTTCACCAGTTTTGCCGACAGCCTTTGGCACACGCTTGCCGATGCCGCAGCTGAATATGGCGTCGAGGCCACCCGCACACCGCTGTCCTGA
- a CDS encoding isocitrate lyase/phosphoenolpyruvate mutase family protein — MSDQIERARAFHALHVKGDPVVLFNVWDPGSAQAVVKAGAKALATGSWPVAAAFGYPDGEKIPLALALDNFRRIAASVELPATMDLESGYGPAPATVASTVAQAIEAGAVGFNFEDQIVGGGGLYEIAVQVERIKAAADAVKASGVPAFINARTDIFLKAKPEEHSEALIEQAIARAAAYEKAGAHGFFAPGLGDPALIEKLCKAVALPVNIIALAHVPPRQKLAELGVARISHGPVPYRKMVAWLEEQARAAISG; from the coding sequence ATGAGCGACCAGATCGAACGTGCGCGTGCTTTCCATGCCCTTCACGTCAAGGGCGACCCGGTGGTGCTTTTCAATGTCTGGGATCCCGGCAGCGCGCAAGCGGTCGTCAAGGCCGGCGCCAAGGCGCTGGCGACCGGCAGCTGGCCGGTCGCGGCGGCGTTCGGCTATCCCGATGGCGAGAAGATCCCGCTGGCACTGGCGCTGGACAATTTCCGCCGCATAGCCGCTTCGGTGGAATTGCCGGCTACGATGGATCTCGAAAGCGGCTATGGACCGGCGCCGGCGACGGTCGCGTCGACCGTGGCACAGGCGATCGAGGCTGGTGCGGTCGGTTTCAATTTCGAGGACCAGATCGTCGGTGGCGGTGGTCTTTACGAGATCGCGGTGCAGGTCGAACGCATCAAGGCGGCCGCGGATGCGGTCAAGGCGAGTGGCGTACCGGCCTTCATCAACGCCCGCACCGACATCTTCCTGAAAGCCAAGCCCGAAGAGCACAGCGAAGCCCTGATCGAACAGGCGATTGCGCGTGCCGCAGCTTATGAGAAGGCCGGCGCGCATGGTTTCTTCGCGCCCGGCCTTGGCGATCCGGCGCTGATCGAAAAACTGTGCAAGGCCGTTGCGCTGCCGGTCAACATCATCGCGCTGGCACATGTGCCGCCGCGCCAGAAGCTGGCCGAACTCGGCGTTGCCCGCATCAGCCATGGGCCGGTGCCATACCGCAAGATGGTGGCTTGGCTGGAAGAGCAGGCGCGCGCCGCCATTTCCGGATAA
- a CDS encoding group II truncated hemoglobin, with protein sequence MTLPGKLSLYEAIGGDDGLDRLVQAFYDIIEQDEDAQELHLLHRRGHGVAHSRIEQFDYLSGFLGGPQHYVQRHGHSRLREIHEHVPIRPKMRDLWLKCMAKAVAEAGIAEPTASQLMQHLGRAAEVARNQD encoded by the coding sequence ATGACACTACCGGGGAAGCTTTCACTCTACGAAGCCATCGGCGGCGATGATGGCCTGGATCGTCTCGTCCAGGCCTTTTACGACATCATCGAACAGGACGAGGATGCGCAGGAACTGCACCTCCTCCATCGTCGCGGCCATGGTGTCGCCCATTCCCGTATCGAGCAGTTCGACTATCTCTCCGGTTTTCTCGGCGGTCCCCAGCACTATGTGCAAAGGCACGGTCATTCGCGGCTGCGCGAGATCCACGAGCACGTTCCGATCCGGCCTAAGATGCGCGACCTCTGGCTGAAATGCATGGCAAAGGCGGTGGCGGAGGCCGGCATTGCCGAACCGACCGCCAGCCAGCTCATGCAGCATCTGGGGCGGGCGGCCGAGGTCGCCCGCAACCAGGATTAG